Proteins encoded by one window of Winogradskyella sp. PG-2:
- a CDS encoding outer membrane beta-barrel protein: MKLFLAIIGVVFFSSIIEAQTEFGVKGGLNFTFYKVTEADFGTNPDIEIGLYAGLFADFEIENDFHIQPELLYIGVNDFKFLKHLYI, translated from the coding sequence ATGAAACTATTTCTCGCCATAATCGGAGTCGTTTTTTTCTCAAGTATAATTGAAGCTCAGACAGAATTTGGTGTTAAAGGCGGATTAAATTTTACTTTTTATAAAGTCACTGAAGCTGATTTTGGTACAAATCCAGATATTGAAATTGGATTATACGCTGGTTTATTTGCTGATTTTGAGATTGAAAATGACTTTCATATTCAACCAGAATTATTATATATAGGTGTCAACGATTTTAAATTTTTGAAACACCTATATATTTAA
- a CDS encoding porin family protein: MKNLCFTTLLIFTISIATATAQDSTALKKKKFDFGIRHGYSIWDVNASNSGLSDTNLYVGLFLETRLSKKLSIQLEANYSHSNLLELPVLLKYRISDKFEIYGGAQLEVSLDDNIQEAFKNKRLGTSLVLGAQYNINTHWFIDARYTHGLTNQIRVFNGFDTESIYGKKSTVNFGVGYKF, translated from the coding sequence ATGAAAAATTTATGTTTTACCACGCTACTCATTTTTACTATTTCTATTGCTACTGCTACTGCTCAAGATTCTACTGCTTTAAAAAAGAAAAAATTCGACTTCGGTATTAGGCACGGATACAGTATTTGGGATGTAAATGCATCTAATAGTGGATTAAGCGACACTAACCTCTATGTTGGCTTATTTCTCGAAACGAGATTATCTAAAAAACTTAGCATTCAACTAGAAGCTAATTACTCACATTCTAATCTTTTAGAGCTTCCTGTATTATTAAAATATAGAATTTCTGATAAGTTTGAAATTTATGGTGGTGCTCAATTAGAAGTTTCCTTAGATGATAATATTCAAGAAGCTTTTAAGAATAAGCGTTTAGGTACTTCATTAGTGCTCGGTGCACAATATAATATCAATACACATTGGTTTATTGATGCAAGATATACACATGGTTTAACAAATCAGATTAGAGTATTTAATGGCTTTGATACTGAGTCAATCTATGGAAAGAAGTCTACAGTTAATTTTGGAGTAGGTTATAAATTTTAA
- the lpdA gene encoding dihydrolipoyl dehydrogenase: MSKYDVIVLGSGPGGYVTAIRASQLGFKTAIIEKESLGGVCLNWGCIPTKALLKSAQVFEYLKHAENYGLKVENAEHDFDAVVKRSRGVADGMSNGVKFLMKKNKIDVIEGFGKLKTGKKVDVEGTEYSADHIIIATGARSRELPSLPQDGKKVIGYRQAMTLAKQPKKMIVVGSGAIGVEFAYFYNSMGTEVTIVEYMDKIVPVEDNEVSKQLERSFKKSGIKIKTSAEVTSVDTSGKGVKATVKTKKGEEILEADIVLSAVGIKSNIENIGLEDVGIAVDRDKILVNDYYQTNIPGYYAIGDVTPGQALAHVASAEGILCVEKIAGQYVEALDYGNIPGCTYCSPEIASVGLTEEQAKVQGLDVKIGKFPFSASGKASAGGHKDGFVKVIFDAKYGEWLGCHMIGAGVTDMIAEAVLGRKLETTGHEVLKAVHPHPTMSEAVMEAVAAAYDEVIHL; this comes from the coding sequence ATGAGTAAATACGATGTTATAGTTTTAGGAAGTGGTCCTGGTGGTTATGTTACAGCAATTAGAGCTTCGCAATTAGGCTTTAAAACAGCTATTATAGAAAAGGAAAGTCTTGGTGGTGTGTGTTTAAATTGGGGTTGTATTCCAACTAAAGCGCTTTTAAAATCTGCTCAGGTATTTGAATATCTTAAGCACGCTGAAAATTATGGTCTAAAAGTGGAAAACGCTGAGCACGATTTTGATGCTGTGGTAAAACGTAGTCGTGGAGTTGCCGATGGCATGAGTAATGGCGTCAAGTTTTTGATGAAAAAAAATAAAATTGACGTTATTGAAGGTTTCGGAAAACTTAAAACAGGTAAGAAAGTTGATGTTGAGGGCACTGAATATTCTGCTGACCATATTATCATAGCAACTGGAGCACGTTCTCGAGAATTACCAAGCTTACCACAAGATGGTAAAAAAGTAATTGGTTATAGACAGGCTATGACATTAGCCAAACAACCTAAGAAGATGATTGTTGTTGGTTCTGGAGCTATAGGTGTTGAGTTTGCATACTTCTACAACTCCATGGGAACTGAAGTAACCATTGTAGAATATATGGATAAAATTGTACCTGTTGAGGATAACGAAGTATCTAAACAATTAGAGCGTAGCTTTAAAAAATCTGGAATTAAGATAAAGACATCTGCTGAAGTTACTTCTGTTGACACTTCTGGAAAAGGTGTTAAAGCTACTGTAAAAACTAAAAAAGGAGAAGAGATCCTAGAAGCAGATATTGTTTTATCTGCAGTTGGCATAAAGTCTAATATAGAAAATATTGGATTAGAAGATGTTGGTATTGCTGTTGATAGAGATAAAATCTTAGTTAACGATTATTACCAAACAAATATTCCAGGATATTATGCGATTGGTGATGTTACACCAGGACAAGCATTAGCACACGTTGCTTCTGCTGAAGGTATTCTTTGTGTTGAAAAAATAGCTGGACAATATGTAGAAGCATTAGATTATGGGAATATTCCCGGTTGTACCTATTGTTCACCTGAAATAGCTTCAGTTGGCTTAACAGAAGAACAAGCAAAGGTTCAAGGCTTAGATGTTAAGATTGGTAAATTTCCTTTCTCAGCATCAGGTAAAGCAAGTGCTGGTGGACATAAAGATGGTTTCGTGAAAGTAATATTTGATGCCAAATATGGTGAATGGTTAGGCTGCCACATGATAGGTGCTGGTGTCACCGATATGATTGCCGAAGCTGTTTTAGGAAGAAAGCTTGAAACTACAGGGCATGAAGTTTTAAAAGCTGTGCACCCGCATCCAACAATGAGTGAAGCTGTTATGGAAGCTGTTGCAGCTGCTTACGATGAAGTGATTCACTTGTAA
- a CDS encoding DUF1572 family protein, with protein sequence MNVSYLTSSIKQFEYYKSLGDKTIAQLSFDELKKEFSEDSNSITIIVKHIVGNMLSRWTNFLTEDGEKEWRKRDEEFEDTYASKEDLVNSWDKGWNCLFEAIRPLSSNDLDQIIYIRNQGHTVTEAMNRQMMHYAYHVGQIVFLGKLIKGTDWQSLSIPKGKSKAYNKDKFSKDKGKRHFTEDL encoded by the coding sequence ATGAATGTCTCATATTTAACAAGTTCAATTAAGCAATTTGAATATTACAAAAGTCTAGGTGATAAAACTATAGCTCAACTTTCTTTTGATGAACTAAAGAAAGAATTTTCTGAAGATTCTAATTCAATAACTATCATTGTTAAACATATTGTAGGCAATATGTTGAGCCGTTGGACAAATTTTTTAACAGAAGATGGTGAAAAAGAATGGCGTAAACGTGATGAAGAGTTTGAAGACACTTATGCTTCTAAAGAAGATTTAGTAAATTCATGGGATAAAGGTTGGAATTGTTTGTTTGAAGCTATTAGACCATTATCATCAAATGATTTAGATCAAATCATTTATATAAGAAATCAAGGTCATACTGTTACAGAAGCTATGAACAGGCAAATGATGCACTATGCTTATCATGTTGGACAAATCGTTTTTTTAGGAAAACTAATAAAAGGAACTGATTGGCAATCCCTATCTATTCCTAAAGGAAAATCTAAAGCTTACAACAAAGATAAGTTCTCAAAAGACAAAGGCAAAAGACATTTTACTGAAGACCTTTAA
- the msrB gene encoding peptide-methionine (R)-S-oxide reductase MsrB — MKKLVLVTLISFFFSCNSSAQKTGTKEKETFPITKTEAEWKEQLTDKQYYVLRKAGTERPFSSKLNKNYKKGVYHCAACDTPLFKSEHKFDSGTGWPSFDREIEGNVAYGTDNNLGYSRDEEHCATCGGHLGHVFNDGPRETTGKRHCINGVALKFVPSEG, encoded by the coding sequence ATGAAAAAGTTAGTCTTAGTTACATTAATTAGTTTCTTTTTTAGCTGTAATAGTTCAGCTCAAAAAACTGGAACTAAAGAAAAAGAAACCTTCCCGATTACAAAAACTGAAGCTGAGTGGAAAGAACAACTCACAGATAAGCAATACTATGTCTTAAGAAAAGCAGGAACCGAAAGACCATTTTCTAGTAAATTAAACAAAAATTACAAAAAGGGAGTTTATCATTGTGCTGCTTGTGATACACCTTTATTTAAGAGTGAGCACAAGTTTGATTCTGGGACAGGTTGGCCAAGTTTTGATAGAGAAATAGAAGGCAATGTCGCTTATGGTACTGATAACAATTTAGGTTACAGTAGAGATGAAGAGCATTGCGCCACATGTGGAGGGCATTTAGGGCACGTCTTTAATGATGGTCCAAGAGAGACAACAGGCAAACGTCATTGTATTAATGGTGTAGCCTTAAAATTTGTGCCTTCAGAAGGATAA
- the glgA gene encoding glycogen synthase yields the protein MKALFFTREFPPYVYGGAGVHVEYLASELSKLMEMEVRAFGDQDITNNSMSVKGFPYENSAFDNANDKLKAVFKTLSTGLSMTSDEIDADIVHCHTWYSHFAGIMAKLCYGTPLVVTTHSLEPLRPWKREQLGRGYDASSWVEKTAIEMADCLIAVSEETKEDVLKHFNVDENKIEVVYNGIDLKEYVVVNETNVLDEYAIDKNKPYVLFVGRITRQKGIIHLVNAIKYIDGNTQVILCAGAPDTPKIAKEMEDAVAEASKTRNNIVWIDKMLDKKDVIQLYSHADVFCCPSIYEPFGIINIEAMACETAVVASAVGGIKEVVVDGETGLLINLEQQTSAPFEPVNPDEFSKDLAEGVNKVINDKKLQNKMAKNGRKRVEEFFDWTAIAKQTEAIYKSLIDKK from the coding sequence ATGAAAGCATTATTTTTCACAAGAGAATTTCCACCATATGTATATGGAGGTGCAGGAGTACATGTTGAATATTTAGCAAGTGAGCTTTCTAAATTAATGGAAATGGAAGTTAGAGCTTTCGGAGATCAAGATATTACTAATAATTCAATGAGCGTAAAAGGGTTTCCCTATGAAAATTCGGCTTTTGATAATGCCAACGACAAATTAAAAGCAGTATTTAAAACATTAAGCACTGGTCTAAGCATGACTTCAGATGAGATTGATGCAGATATAGTGCATTGTCACACATGGTACTCTCATTTTGCTGGTATTATGGCTAAATTATGCTATGGAACACCTTTGGTGGTAACCACACATTCTTTGGAGCCACTAAGACCATGGAAAAGAGAACAGCTGGGACGAGGTTACGATGCTTCATCTTGGGTTGAAAAAACAGCTATTGAAATGGCAGATTGTTTAATTGCTGTATCCGAAGAGACAAAAGAAGATGTTCTTAAGCATTTTAATGTAGATGAAAATAAAATTGAAGTTGTCTATAATGGAATTGACTTAAAAGAATATGTTGTTGTTAATGAGACTAATGTTCTTGATGAATATGCTATAGATAAGAACAAGCCTTATGTATTATTTGTAGGAAGAATTACAAGGCAAAAAGGAATTATTCATTTAGTAAATGCTATTAAATATATAGATGGAAATACACAAGTAATTTTATGTGCTGGTGCGCCTGACACACCAAAAATTGCTAAAGAAATGGAAGATGCAGTTGCAGAAGCTTCAAAGACAAGAAATAATATAGTTTGGATTGATAAGATGTTAGACAAGAAAGATGTGATTCAACTCTATTCTCATGCAGATGTATTTTGTTGCCCTTCTATTTATGAACCTTTCGGAATAATTAATATTGAAGCTATGGCTTGTGAAACTGCAGTTGTAGCAAGTGCAGTTGGAGGTATAAAAGAGGTTGTAGTTGATGGAGAAACGGGATTATTGATTAACTTAGAGCAACAGACAAGCGCACCTTTTGAACCGGTTAATCCAGATGAATTCTCAAAGGATTTGGCTGAAGGTGTTAATAAAGTAATTAACGATAAAAAGTTACAAAATAAAATGGCTAAAAATGGTCGAAAACGAGTAGAAGAATTTTTCGATTGGACAGCCATTGCAAAACAAACAGAAGCTATATATAAATCTTTAATAGATAAGAAATGA
- a CDS encoding glucose-1-phosphate adenylyltransferase gives MINDKVLSIILGGGQGSRLYPLTESRSKPAVPIAGKYRLVDIPISNCINSDIKRMFVLTQFNSASLNKHIKNTYHFSFFSSAFVDVLAAEQTIASDKWFQGTADAVRQSMHHFLRHDFEYALILSGDQLYQMDFNEMIQAHEDSGAEISIATYPVNAKDATSFGIMKTDEKNIIKTFIEKPDTSLLPDWTSNVSDEMKNNGRHYLASMGIYIFNRDLLVKLMKDDGTVDFGKEIIPGAIKKHKTLSYQYEGYWTDIGNIDSFFEANLGLTDPIPQFNLYDNDQRIYTNARILPTSKISGTLCDRTVIADGCLIHAAKIERSVIGIRSRIGAESTVINCYMMGNSHYESLDDVQAQKVKTFMGIGERCFIKNAILDKNCRIGDDVRINGGVKLKDKETDTYFVKDGIVVVKKDAHIPSGTIIQ, from the coding sequence ATGATTAACGACAAAGTTTTAAGTATTATTTTGGGTGGTGGACAAGGCTCTAGGTTATATCCTTTAACGGAGAGCAGATCTAAACCAGCTGTACCAATTGCAGGTAAATATAGATTGGTAGATATACCAATATCTAACTGTATCAATTCAGATATAAAGCGCATGTTTGTGTTAACACAGTTCAATTCTGCTTCTTTAAATAAGCATATAAAAAACACATATCACTTTAGTTTCTTTAGCTCTGCTTTTGTAGATGTTTTAGCTGCAGAACAAACTATTGCCAGTGACAAATGGTTTCAAGGTACTGCAGATGCCGTTCGCCAAAGTATGCATCATTTTTTACGTCATGATTTTGAATATGCATTAATTCTATCTGGTGATCAATTGTATCAAATGGATTTTAATGAAATGATACAAGCACATGAGGACAGTGGTGCAGAAATTTCTATTGCCACATACCCTGTTAATGCTAAAGACGCTACTTCATTTGGAATAATGAAAACGGATGAGAAGAATATTATTAAAACATTTATAGAGAAACCAGATACATCATTATTACCAGATTGGACTTCTAATGTAAGTGATGAGATGAAAAATAATGGAAGACATTATTTGGCATCCATGGGTATTTATATTTTTAATAGAGACTTACTGGTAAAATTGATGAAAGACGATGGAACTGTAGATTTTGGTAAAGAAATTATTCCTGGAGCTATTAAAAAACATAAAACCTTAAGCTACCAATATGAAGGGTATTGGACTGATATTGGAAATATAGATTCTTTCTTCGAGGCTAATTTAGGATTAACAGATCCTATTCCTCAGTTTAACTTATATGATAATGACCAACGTATATATACTAATGCTAGAATATTACCAACATCAAAAATTTCTGGAACCCTATGTGATCGAACCGTTATTGCTGATGGATGTTTAATTCATGCAGCAAAAATTGAACGTTCCGTTATTGGTATTCGTTCAAGAATTGGTGCAGAGTCAACCGTCATTAATTGTTATATGATGGGTAATAGTCATTATGAGTCTTTAGATGATGTACAGGCACAAAAAGTTAAAACCTTTATGGGCATAGGGGAACGATGTTTTATTAAAAATGCTATTCTAGATAAAAACTGTAGAATAGGTGACGATGTAAGAATTAATGGTGGTGTGAAACTTAAAGATAAAGAAACCGATACTTACTTTGTAAAAGATGGTATTGTAGTTGTTAAAAAGGATGCACACATTCCTTCAGGCACAATTATTCAATAG